The stretch of DNA AGACGATCGGTAAAATCATCGAGGAGAGTCTGGCTTTCTACGGAATCAAGTCGTCAGCGCGCGCGGTTGAATTGGTCGCTCGGGCGCGGGAGTACGCTGGTTTGAGCGAACACGAGGCTCTGCAGCTTGCGACCGAGGAGACGGACGCGGAGCGGCAGCGTTGACGCTCGGCCCTTTCGTGGTCGATACCAACGTGTTTGTCAGCGGCCTCATCACAGGTGATGTCGATGCTCCGACGGCCCGCGTCGTCGACGGAATGCTACATCGCAAGTTCGACTTCCTCCTCTCGGTAGAACTGCTTGCCGAATATCGGTCCGTTTTGCTGCGCCCGAAGATCGCGGCGCGACACGGACTCAACGAGAGCGAGATCGACATCTTGCTGACTGAGGTCGCTGCGAGCGCCATCGTTCGCGAACCTGCCATCGCCGATGAGAAAGCGCCAGATCGCGACGACCAACACTTGTGGTCGCTCCTGGCATGCCACGACGGAAGCGTCCTGGTGACGGGCGACGGCGCTCTACTCGAATCTCCCCTGCCCGGACGCTCCGCGCTCTCGCCAGCGGCGTTCGTCGAGCTCCTCGTGAAAGGGTCGTAATCGGTTCGTCTATCGACACGCTCCGGCGCTCGGGTTGGATGGGCCCCTTTTGACTTAGATGGTTGGCTCTGTCGTAGCTTCGGGGCTTGCTCGAAAGCGCTCGCTCCCTGCTCGGGGCCCGGCCGGAGTGGCGCGGCGGCTTCCCCTTCACGCCCTGACGCCTCCGCGAAAGCTCGTCGAGCATCCCGAAGACGTCACCGGGCCGAGCTCCTCTTCCGGCACAAGATACTCACCCCTGCTCCGCGACCGGGGGCTCATTTCACACGTGCAGAGCTTCCTCCAGGCCAACAGCAATGATGCCGCCGACGTCGAACGGGAGAAGACCTTGAAGGCCCCGAAGTCCTTGTACCAAAGGCCGTCGGGTGCGTCTGGTTCCGATTCCCGCCATTGCTTCAAGCCGTACAAGTCTCCAGCAGTGATCTTTCGTTCTCGAAGCCGATCGAACGGGTGATCGAGAAGCGCTGGAGGGAGCTCCGTTCACTGAATCTTCGGCATCCCGGGTCGTCAGGCACCGAAGACAAGCCGAGCGAGCTCGTCTTTGAGCCGCTGCTGTTCTCTGGCATTGTCCGATTGCATCAGCCGCTCGGTGAGCTCGAAGAACCGTTTTCTCTCCTGCTCCTGGCCTCCAGACCCGATTCGATCAGGTCGACGATCACGCGATTCGCACTCGTCTTCTTCGTTCGGGCGATGGCGTTCACGCGTTTGGCGATCGGCGTCGGAAGGCTCACACTTTTTCTGCCGATTGTCTCGCGAGCTGCCATAGCAGCATGATGCACCGAAATGCACCAGTATGCACCAGCGATGCGATTCGACATGATTTCCGAACGGAACTGCCGAGAGATAGGCCGTCGAAGGTCTCGGGCCCGGCGCAGATCCCGACGTATGTTCCGGCGTGGGACGCGGGGGTCATCTGGCGGAAACTCCCGTCAACCGAGGGCGGCCGGAAAGAAGTAGCCGGACGCTACGGGCGCACGGGCGCGAGGCGCTTCAGCTCCTCGCCCCAGTTCAGAACGATCTGGAACGACGTTTCCGCGGAAGCGCCTTCTTCCTGGATCATCAGAAAGCGGCCGTCGGGGGCGACGTCGTAGTTGGTGCCGGGATTCCCGCCGAAGTCTCCCGACTGAAAACGCCCTTGGAAGAGGAGCACGGGCCGTCCCACGTCGAGCGTGGGCGAGCTCGAAAGCACCGGAACCGCCATCATCCGATCCCCGTTCCGGTAGAAGAGCTCTTTTCCGTCGCGCGACCAGAGGGGCTCGGTGCCGCCGTCAGTCGAGATCGGCGTTCGTTGACCGAGGTCGGGAAAGCCGCGGACATAGATCTCTTCGCGGCCGCTCTCGTCGGAGACGTAGGCGAGAAAGCGATCGTCGGGAGAGAGCGTTCCGCTGTGCTCGTTGTACGGGGAGTCGAGGAGCAGCACCGGTTCGTCGTCTTCATCGAGGCGGAACATGCCGACGTTCCGGTTCACTCCGGCGATATCCGACTGCTGCCGGAAGATGGCCACGTTCCCATCGGAAGAGACCGAGGTCAGGATGCGGTACGGGCCCTCGTCCAGCATCGCCGGCTCGCCGCTCCCGTCGGCATTCTGGGAGAACAGGTGAAAGAGCGGGCCGTTCCGATTCGAGGAAAAGAACAACGTCGCTCCGTCCCGCGACCAGAACGGCCTCAAGCTGAAAGCCCCTTCGTCGAAGGTGATGCGGCTCAAGCTTTCCCGACCGACGTCGAGGAGCCAGACGTCCGACGCGCCGCCGCTGAAATCCCCGATTCCCACCGCGACCCGGCGGCCGTCCGGAGACAGCCGGGGATGAGGGACGAACGCTCGGCGATCGTCGCCCAGTGGCTCTACCTTCCCTTCACGATCCACCCAAACGAGCCGTCCATTCGGCAACGAAAGGCTCGTCAAGGGTACGGTTAGGAGAGTGCCGTCTCTCGAGACGCTGAACTGGCCTCGATCCAGCCCGGTGAGCCGGATTCCGTCGAGCACCGGAACGGCCGGGCCCAGAGCTTCGAGTCGACCGACGTCGAAGGGAAGGGCGACGAGGGACGTGCGGGCCTGGTAGACGATGTGGCCCGTATCTACGTAATGCGGATTGATACTGATGCCCCCTTTCACGAGAGTGCGGCGTTCGCCGGTGTCGAGACGAGCGACCTCGATGTTCCGACCCGTCTCCGCGTAGGACGAGAACAGAACCTCCCGGCTCCCGCGCAGAAGAAACGGCGACGACTTGAGGTCGTCGGGACCCGCGTCGAGCAGGAGCTCCGTCGCCCCTCCCGAATCGGGAAGGCGGAGAAGACTCCCCTCGGAGGTCCCGAGGACGATCGTCCCGTCGTCGCCCCAGGCGCCGCCCGCAAAGCCGGGAATCTGGGTGAGGGTAACGGGAACGCCCCCAGCGAGAGGGAGCTTCATCAACCTTCCGTCGGCGAAGAAGGCCAGCCACTCGGCGTCAGGCGAGAAGAAGGGGCTCGCGTCGACTCCTTCAGTACCGGGAATGGGCGTCGCCCCGAAGCGGTCGAGGGAGCGGAGAAAGAGCTGCGGTCGCGCCGGACCGCGGCTCGCGGCGTAGACGACGTGCCTTCCGTCGGGCGAGATCACGGGGGCCACTTGGGGATAGCGAACGGCGTCCGAGCCCGGAATCGAAAGCGTGAGCCGCACCGGCTCGGCCGGGGGGAGCGCACGTCTCGTTCCCCACCAGACGACGGCGGTAAGGAGCGCTCCGGCGACGAAGGCGAGAGCCAAGGGGAGTCGGGTGGCCGTTGCCATCGGAGCCGTGGTCACCACAGTCGGCGCTTCTTCGAGCTCGAGACGAGCGTCCGCGATCGAATGGAACCTTTGCACGGGATCTTTCTGCAGACACCGTTTGAGAACCTTGCGCACGGACGCCGGCGTGTCCGCCGGGAGCGCATTCCAGTCGGGCTCGAGCTTGACCACCGCAGCGATGATGTCGGTCGCGGTATCGCCGTCGAACGTCTTTCGTCCGGTGAGCGCCTCCCAGAGAACGCAGCCAAACGCCCAGACGTCGGTGCGGGCGTCGACCGCTTTTCCCCTCGCCTGCTCCGGGCTCATGTAGGAAGCGGTCCCGAGAATCAACCCCACCCCGGTCGCGGCGTACATCGCTGTGGGCGACTCCGAAACCTCGCTCCCCGGACGGTCGTCGCCGAACGTCTTTCCCAGTCCGAAGTCCAGAAGCTTGATATTTCCCTCGGGCGTCATCTTCACGTTCGCCGGCTTGAGATCCCGGTGCACGATATTCTTCTCGTGTGCCGCCTGGAGCCCGTCAGCGATCTGGGAAGCAACCGCCAGGACTTCATCGAGCGGCATGGGGCCGCGCCGGAGCCTCTCGGCAAGGGTCTCGCCGGGAACGAGCTCCATCACGAGGAAGCGAAGAGAGTCGTGCTCCTCGAATCCATGGAGGGTCGCAATGCGCGGATGGTTCAACGAGGCGAGGAGGCGCGCTTCCCGCTCGAAGCGGGCGAGCCTCGCGTCGTCGGAAGCGAACGACTCGGGAAGGACTTTGATGGCGACGTCGCGCCCGAGCTTCGTATCCCGGGCATGGTAGACCTCCCCCATGCCACCGGCACCGATGGACTCGACGACCTCGTAGGCTCCGAGTCGACGTCCGGAAGATAGAGTCATGATTTCGTGGCGAGTCTACGCGCCGCTTGGAAGCGGTTCAAGCCAGATTTGCTGGGCGGTCTTTCCCGTTTCCCGGTTGTGGTAACCTCCGTACGGGTCGAGGCAGAATGCCGCTTGCCACTTGGTAGAGGACCATGGTCGATTCGAACGAGCCTTGCCCGCTTCAGGGCTTCGCCATTCCCACGGCGGTGTCCCGCCGTGAGTTCATCAAAACCATCATCGCCTCGGGCGTCGTCGTCTCGAGCCTCGCCTACCGGACGCCCGCGGCTGCGGGGCGGGCCCGGCGGGGCGCGGTGGAGCGACTCCTTTCTCTGAACGTCAACGGGCAGACGCGCCGGGTGGACGCGCTCCCCCAGGAAACGCTCGCGATGACGCTTCGCTACAAGCTCGGACTCACGGGCACGAAGCTCGGGTGCGACCGCTCCGAGTGCGGCGCCTGCACCGTGCTCATCGACGACGTTGCCCACTATTCGTGCTCGACGCTGACGCACCGGATGCGCGGTCGTGCCATCACGACCGTCGAAGGCCTCGAGAGCCCGTCGGGTGAGCTCCACCCCGTACAGCAGGCGTTCATGGACGAGCTCGGCCCGCAGTGCGGTTTTTGCACGCCCGGCCAGGTCATGGCGGCGGTGGCGCTCCTGAAAGACAACTCGAACCCGACGCGTGAGGAAGCGCGCGCGGCGATGGCGGGAAATCTCTGCCGCTGCGGCGCCTACGACCACTACCTGAACGGCGTCATGCGCGCCGCGAGAGAGGTCTAGCGATGGCGAACGACTCCCATCGGCTGATCGGAAGAGACTTCACGCCACCCGACATCCGCGGCAAGGTCACGGGGCAGGCGAAGTACGCAGAAGACTTCCGCGCCGAAGGCATGCTCTTTTGCCGCCTGCTCCTCAGCCCGATGCCGCACGCTCGGGTCAAGAACATCGATGCCTCCGAAGCGCTCGCGATGGACGGCGTCGTGGCGGTATTGACCGCAGACGAGGTGCCGGAAACAGAAGGGCCCGGCGATCCCATCCTCACCAACACCCCGCACTTCATCGGCGAGCCGATCCTCGCCGTCGCCGCGGTGGACGAGACCACTGCCGAAGACGCGATCGGCAAGATCAGGATCGATTACGAACGGCTTCCGTTCTGCGTTGATCCGCTCAAGAGCCTCCGCCCCAAGGGACCCGACGCCCGCGCTGATGGAAACGTCATGGTGCCCCGTGAGGGGATGAAGCGCCTCAAGTGGAAAGACGAGGACTTCAAAGCGAGCAGGGACGGCGAGCTCCCGATGGGCGAGCCCGCGCTCGAGTGGTCGTTCGGAGACTTCGAAGCCGGGTTCGCGAACGCCAGGCTCGTGCTCGACGAAACGTTCGTCACCGCCGCCAACTCCCATCACTCCATGGAGCCGAGAAGCGCCATGGCGTACTGGGACAACGGCAAGTGCTTCTTGTACGGCTCCAGCCAGAGTCAGAGCTTCGTGCATCCGGGCCTTTCCCGGCTTCTCGGCGTCGAGCCGGAGCAACTGGTCTACGTCGCCGAGAACTGCGGCGGCGGCTTCGGCTCGAAGGGTGGCCCCTACCCGCTCCAGACGGTCCCGGCTTTCATGGCGAAGAAGACGGGCCGGCCCGTCATGATGCGCATCAGCCGAGCGGAGGAGTACTTCATCGGGCAGGCGCGCGCCGGGTTCCAGGGTCGGATCAAGATGGGTTTCCGCGACGATGGGAGGGTGCTCGCTGTCGACCTCTACATCGTCCAGGAGAACGGGCCCCACGCCGGCTTCGGCGATTGGACGGCGGCGGCCAACGCCGTCTCGATCGTTTACACGCCGGAAGCGATGCGCTTTCGCGGGGTGGCGGTGGCGACCAACACCCCTCCTCGGACGGCGCAGAGGGGGCCGGGACAGAACCAAATCGCGATCGCCGTCGAGCCGCTGATGGACAAAGCGGCGCGCGAGCTCGGGATCGACCCGCTCGCCATTCGGCGGATCAACGCGCCGGGTCACGACGCCAAGTACGGCGGTGAGCAAGGTCCGATCACGAGCTCCTACATGGGAGAGGCGCTCGAGCGGGGCGCGGAGCGATTCGCGTGGAGCGAGCGGCGCGCCCGGAGCGGCACCCGACGCGGATCCAGAGTCATCGGCGTGGGTATCGGGCAGGCCTACCACTCCGCGGGCTCGAGTGGCTTCGACGGGCTCGTGCGGATCACGCCGGACGGCAAGCTCAACATTC from Vicinamibacteria bacterium encodes:
- a CDS encoding protein kinase, which gives rise to MTLSSGRRLGAYEVVESIGAGGMGEVYHARDTKLGRDVAIKVLPESFASDDARLARFEREARLLASLNHPRIATLHGFEEHDSLRFLVMELVPGETLAERLRRGPMPLDEVLAVASQIADGLQAAHEKNIVHRDLKPANVKMTPEGNIKLLDFGLGKTFGDDRPGSEVSESPTAMYAATGVGLILGTASYMSPEQARGKAVDARTDVWAFGCVLWEALTGRKTFDGDTATDIIAAVVKLEPDWNALPADTPASVRKVLKRCLQKDPVQRFHSIADARLELEEAPTVVTTAPMATATRLPLALAFVAGALLTAVVWWGTRRALPPAEPVRLTLSIPGSDAVRYPQVAPVISPDGRHVVYAASRGPARPQLFLRSLDRFGATPIPGTEGVDASPFFSPDAEWLAFFADGRLMKLPLAGGVPVTLTQIPGFAGGAWGDDGTIVLGTSEGSLLRLPDSGGATELLLDAGPDDLKSSPFLLRGSREVLFSSYAETGRNIEVARLDTGERRTLVKGGISINPHYVDTGHIVYQARTSLVALPFDVGRLEALGPAVPVLDGIRLTGLDRGQFSVSRDGTLLTVPLTSLSLPNGRLVWVDREGKVEPLGDDRRAFVPHPRLSPDGRRVAVGIGDFSGGASDVWLLDVGRESLSRITFDEGAFSLRPFWSRDGATLFFSSNRNGPLFHLFSQNADGSGEPAMLDEGPYRILTSVSSDGNVAIFRQQSDIAGVNRNVGMFRLDEDDEPVLLLDSPYNEHSGTLSPDDRFLAYVSDESGREEIYVRGFPDLGQRTPISTDGGTEPLWSRDGKELFYRNGDRMMAVPVLSSSPTLDVGRPVLLFQGRFQSGDFGGNPGTNYDVAPDGRFLMIQEEGASAETSFQIVLNWGEELKRLAPVRP
- a CDS encoding ribbon-helix-helix protein, CopG family — encoded protein: MARITISLSEDTHRAVKEAAARQGKTIGKIIEESLAFYGIKSSARAVELVARAREYAGLSEHEALQLATEETDAERQR
- a CDS encoding (2Fe-2S)-binding protein, whose product is MVDSNEPCPLQGFAIPTAVSRREFIKTIIASGVVVSSLAYRTPAAAGRARRGAVERLLSLNVNGQTRRVDALPQETLAMTLRYKLGLTGTKLGCDRSECGACTVLIDDVAHYSCSTLTHRMRGRAITTVEGLESPSGELHPVQQAFMDELGPQCGFCTPGQVMAAVALLKDNSNPTREEARAAMAGNLCRCGAYDHYLNGVMRAAREV
- a CDS encoding xanthine dehydrogenase family protein molybdopterin-binding subunit, giving the protein MANDSHRLIGRDFTPPDIRGKVTGQAKYAEDFRAEGMLFCRLLLSPMPHARVKNIDASEALAMDGVVAVLTADEVPETEGPGDPILTNTPHFIGEPILAVAAVDETTAEDAIGKIRIDYERLPFCVDPLKSLRPKGPDARADGNVMVPREGMKRLKWKDEDFKASRDGELPMGEPALEWSFGDFEAGFANARLVLDETFVTAANSHHSMEPRSAMAYWDNGKCFLYGSSQSQSFVHPGLSRLLGVEPEQLVYVAENCGGGFGSKGGPYPLQTVPAFMAKKTGRPVMMRISRAEEYFIGQARAGFQGRIKMGFRDDGRVLAVDLYIVQENGPHAGFGDWTAAANAVSIVYTPEAMRFRGVAVATNTPPRTAQRGPGQNQIAIAVEPLMDKAARELGIDPLAIRRINAPGHDAKYGGEQGPITSSYMGEALERGAERFAWSERRARSGTRRGSRVIGVGIGQAYHSAGSSGFDGLVRITPDGKLNIHTGVGNLGTYSFAATSRVAAEVLKCRWENCAIVRGDSSRGLPWNFGQFGSNTSFTMSRTNFAAATDAVSKLKEIAALELGGAPDDYDIGNETVFRRSNPSRRITYAQAAQRAVELGGKFSGDEVSEDLNPLTKGAVSALAGTGLIGVAKDTLEKKGTVPALAAGFIEIELDLETGKFEILDYLGVADCGTVLHPQGLAAQVKSGAVMGFGLATLERHIYDPAWAVPHSVGLYQAKPPSYLDVPLEMDWDAVDEPDPQNPVGAKGVGEPLMGCAGAALLCAISDALGGHYFNRTPVVPDMIINAAAGRPQSHKPLQVNTD
- a CDS encoding putative toxin-antitoxin system toxin component, PIN family, which codes for MTLGPFVVDTNVFVSGLITGDVDAPTARVVDGMLHRKFDFLLSVELLAEYRSVLLRPKIAARHGLNESEIDILLTEVAASAIVREPAIADEKAPDRDDQHLWSLLACHDGSVLVTGDGALLESPLPGRSALSPAAFVELLVKGS